GGCACCACGTACTCGGCGCCCTCGCTCTCGACGTGCGTGACGAACACGTTCACCTCCTGCACGACGCCGTCGGTGTCGCCGATGCGGACGCGGTCGCCGATGCTGTACGGTTGTTCCAGCAGGAGGTAGAAGCCCGCGGCGCCAGACGCCAACAGGTCGCGGAAGGCGAGGCCACCGAACATCACGAGTGCGAACCCGTACGTGCCCAGCAGGACCACGAGCGCGTTCGTGGCGACGCCGAGTTGTCCGAGCGCCACGAGTGCGGCGACGAAGATGACCGACCACTTGGCGAGCGTCGGGACGACGCCCGTCTGCGGGAGTTTCACGCCGCGGAGGCGGTCGTTGACGAGCAGTTCCACCTTGTCGCCGACGACGAGGCCGACGATGAGGACGAGCGCCGCGAGGAACAGCGCGGGGAGGAACTCGGCGGCGCGGTTCCAGAACGTCGAGATGTAGCGCACCCGCGCGATGGTGAGTGCGACGATGACGCTGAGGATGAAGATGAAGTACCCCGAGAGGTTCGCCACCAGCGAGACGGTGGAGGTGCCGAACTCGCGAGCGGTTCGCTCGAAGGCGGTGCCCTCGATGGTGCCGGGGACCCCCGCGCTCACGAGGATGCGGCGGTTGATACGGACGACGAGGTAGCCGAGGAACGCGCCGAGGACCAGGACCCCGAGCGCCAGCCACAGGCGGGCCGGGACGCTCGTCAGGGCGTTCCCGACGGCGTCGGTCGCCGACTGGGCCGGGAGTGGCAGCGGGTGCGCGCTCACGGGTGCGGCCGCGGGAGCACCGCTGGCGGCCCCCGGCGGGATGACTGGTCGAGTCATCCTCAGTACTCCTCCGGGTCGAGTTCGAGGACGAGCGACCCGCCCTTGAACGCGCGGACGAGGCCGTCCGACTCCGAGAGCACGATGGCGATGGCGTTCGTGTCGCGGGTGATGGCGCCGCCGGCCATGTGCCGCGCGCCCAGCCCCTTCGGGATGTCGACGCCCTCGGCGCCCGGTTCGAGGTAGCGGTACGCCGACACGATCTTGCCGGAGTCGCTGATGACGAACGCGCCGTCGAGCCGCGAGAACTCCTTGAGCATCACGTTCACGATGGGGTCGCCGACGTGGACGTGCGACTTCTCGAAGGGGTTGTAGCTCAGCGGCCGGGACTTGTTCATCACCTTGCCCGCGTCGCCGACGACGAACAGCGCGCCGACGGGCTTGCCCTTCTGTCCCTTCTTCCCGAGTTCGATCGCCACGTCGAACACGTCGCGGACGACGTTCGGGTCCGGGCGGGAGTTGGCGAACAGGTCGTAGATGCCCGAGTGCATCGACTCGGTGACGGGCGTGCGGATCACGCCGTCGATGGGGTCGCCGAACACGCCGACCGCGCAGGCGATCACGTCGCCCTCTGCGCAGTAGCCGTGGTCCATCGCACCCTCGATGCCGAAGCGGATCCGGTCGCGGACGTTGTCGAACTCCAGCGGCAGTTCGACGTAGCGCTCGGCGTCGAGGTCGTCCTCCGGGGCGACGACGACGACGGCCTCGTCGTCGATTTCGCGGTAGTCGTCGTAGGTCGATCCCGTTGGCGAGAAGAGGAACACCTCGTCGACGTCCGCGACGAGGTCGGCGAGGAGGTCGGCCGAGGTAGTCATGCTCGAAACGTTTCGTGGCGCGTTCATATCGGTTTCGGCGCCGTCTTGCGTCCGGCGTACGGCCGTCTCCCCCGCGTCGTGCACCGGCCCGCACGACTCGGCCGCCGGAATACATACGAGCGTTGACGGCGTTCGCTTAGCGATGGAGAGTGGCGAGGGAGAACGGCGGCGAGGGGGTCTCGGCGACGTGTTCGAGCGCGTCGCCCCCGGCGAACCGCTCTCGACGGCCGAGGTCGCCCGCCACCTCGCGGTCGACGAGCACGAGGCGACACGGCGCCTCCGGGCCGCCGCCGCCGCGGGGAGCGTCCGGAGCAAGGCGTTCCCCGGCGCCGGGAGAGCCTGGTGGCGACCCGCAGACGGCGAGGGGGCACCGACCGACGACGCGCTCGTCGAGGTCGAGTACAGGTCGACGGCGCTGGCGACGCCGTTCCTCGACGCGTTCGAGGCGGTCCCCCCCGAGGGAGAGACGGTCCCGACCGACGCCCGCATCGACGCGACCATCGAGTCTGTCGTCCCAGTGCGCGACGGGATGCTCCAGTACTACACCGCTCGCGGCGTGTCGCCGAAGCGCTACCTCGCGGCCCTCCGCACGGTCCCGGGGGTGTCTCGGGCGCGACTCCTGTCGACCGACGGGGACCGCGTCCGGGTGGAAGTACGGATCGACGGCGACGACCTCACCAACCTGTTCGAGGCGTTCGGCGGGTGGGTCACCGGTGGTGCGCTGCTCGACGGCACGGTCCGGATACGCGGGACGGTGCCGAAGGCGACAGACGTGGCCGAGGTGACCGACACCGTCCGGGAGTGGGTGCCCGACGCCGAACTCACGAGCACGCGGGCGGTGTACACTCCGCGAGCCGTCCGCGACCTCGTGAACGAGCGGCTGTCCGACCAACAGCGTGCCGCGCTGGAGGCCGCCTACTACGGCGGCTACTTCGCGGTGCCTCGTGACAGCACCGGCGAGGACATCGCCACGGCGCTGGGCATCACTCGACAGACGTTCAATCACCACCTCAGACTCGCCGAACTCGCGGTCGTCCGACAGCTGTTCGACGCCACCGAGCGCGACGCGCTCTGACTGGTCAGCGTGACCGTTTATGGGCGGTAGTGGGGTGTCTAGGTAGCATGGAAGAGCGCGTGCGTGCTCCCGGTGGTGCGGGGGCTGGGGTGGTGGCAGAGTTCGACGCGGTCGCCGGGGTTCGATTCGAACCGCTTCGGGACGCCTACCGTGTCCAGAAGCGACGCGACCATCCCGAACCGGTCTCGTACCTCGTCGTCGAAGCCGTCGCCGCCGTGACTGGGACGTCGATGATGGATCTCGACCCGCTACACGAGACGATCGATGCGGACGCGCTCGACGCCGTCCTCACGGCACCCGAACACGTCGGTGCGATCGTCCGCTTCGACTACGGGGGCTGTCGGATCGAGGCCTCGAGCGGCGGCGAACTCCTGATCACCGAGCGCTGACGAAACCCCGTTCGCGACGAGGCAGGGGCAGTCGCCGCCCGGCGCGACTCAAGCGACGTCCCGACCACACAGTTGGACCGCCCAAGCGCCTCCATCCGTGGGATCGACACCGGCCCCGAGCCACGGCTCTCGCCCGACCGGGTCGCCGTCTTCGGGCGTCGGCGCCCTGACGACCGCCTTCGTCCGCGAGGAGAGGCTCGACAGGGGGAACTCGTCGTCCGGTCGGAAGCCGCACCGACCGAGCACCGTCGCCGGCATCGGGGCGCCACAGCACTTCAGCACGTCGGCGTCGGCGCCGTCCTCAACGACCGCCGAGAGCAGCGCCTCGTAGCTGTCCGCGGGCGCCGACCCGTCCGCCGGGAGGGTGTCCAGCACCCACACGCGTCGGAGGTCCTCGTCGTCGCTCGTCGCCGCGATGACGCTCGCGACGACCCCGCCGTCCGCCTTCGCGAGGTACGTCGTCGTCTCCCAGCGAGGGTTGCCGAACCGCCAGTTGTAGAACGCCTCGTCACGCCTGATATGGACCCTGTCGGGCACGCCTGACTCATAGAGCTGGACCAGCGTCTCGGCCGGCACCGTCTCGTGGCGCTCGACCGTGTACTCGCTGGGACCTCCGAGAGAGGTGAGCGACGACACGCCCCGGGCCAGCGAGAGGCCCGCCTGCCCGATGGCGAGCATCCCCTTCGCCGCGAGTCGGTCGGTCGACAGTCGCGCGCCGGCGAGGCGTTCGACGTCCTGTATCCGGTAGTAGGTGGGGACCGTGCCGATCTCCTGCCAGCCCAGCTTCTTGAGCCCGGGCATGATCGCGTCTGAAGGGAAGTTGTAGTAGCAGGACTCGGGGCCGTCTGCGTAGTCCTCGAGCAGGCGCTCGGTCATCCGGGTGAACAAGCCCCGCCGCCGGTGGTCGGGGTGGACCATCCAGTCGGCGGGCTGGAACGCGATGACGGTCTCGTCGCCGACCGCGAGCGGGAACACCACACACGGCTCCGCGCCGGCCAACTGCCCGTCCGCGTCGGCGACGACCATCGGGACCTCGTCGACGTAGGGGTTCGCCTCGAAGCGCCACTCGAACCACTCGGCGCTCTTGCGGCGCCCCCACACCGCCTCGTACAGGTCGAGGAATCCGTCCGTATCGCCCGGCTCGAACGGTCGAATCGTCGCCTGGTTCTGTTCCTGTGTCTGCGTCAGTCCCATCGAGGCGGACAGACACGTGCTACTTTGTTGGTAATGATGCGGCTTCTCCGCGCCGCATCCGAGACGACAACGGGCCGCAACCGTGCCACAGGGCGCTCGCTGCTGTCGATAAGCTTGTCTTACCCTCGGGGGAATACGGTTGCGACCCGAGTACCAGCCGACGCAAGGGTGGCGTCGCTCGTCGGTCGAGGCGCTTCGGCCGGTGACGGAGGAAGATGCGCGGGACCGGATTCGAACCGCGGTCGGACGTGCTCGGCTCGCTTCCGCTCGCCTCCGCGCGACCTCCCTGGTTCGAACCCGTTCCGTGTCGATTCTCACGGCTCTCCCGTTTGGTCGAGCCGGAGAATGCGCGGGACCGGATTCGAACCGGCGGACCCCTATGGGACAGCGTCCTAAGCGCTGCGCCGTTGGCCTGGCTTGGCTACCCGCGCTCGCCCCCACGTACCCCGAATCGCCGTAAGTAGCTGTCGAACCGGGGCGACGATTTATACGCGGCGACCGCGAAGCGCCGGCAGATGTACCGGGCACGTGACGAGGTCGAGAACGAGGAGTGGCTCGCGCGCCTCCGGCAGGCCGCCGAGTCGCTCGACCTCTCGCCGGAGGCCCGCTCGAACGCGACTGACCTGTTCCTCTCGGGCGTGCCGGAGGCGGACCGCTCGAAA
The DNA window shown above is from Halobaculum marinum and carries:
- a CDS encoding HalOD1 output domain-containing protein, with protein sequence MEERVRAPGGAGAGVVAEFDAVAGVRFEPLRDAYRVQKRRDHPEPVSYLVVEAVAAVTGTSMMDLDPLHETIDADALDAVLTAPEHVGAIVRFDYGGCRIEASSGGELLITER
- a CDS encoding mechanosensitive ion channel family protein translates to MTRPVIPPGAASGAPAAAPVSAHPLPLPAQSATDAVGNALTSVPARLWLALGVLVLGAFLGYLVVRINRRILVSAGVPGTIEGTAFERTAREFGTSTVSLVANLSGYFIFILSVIVALTIARVRYISTFWNRAAEFLPALFLAALVLIVGLVVGDKVELLVNDRLRGVKLPQTGVVPTLAKWSVIFVAALVALGQLGVATNALVVLLGTYGFALVMFGGLAFRDLLASGAAGFYLLLEQPYSIGDRVRIGDTDGVVQEVNVFVTHVESEGAEYVVPNRRAFTDGVVRIRE
- a CDS encoding bacterio-opsin activator domain-containing protein, translating into MESGEGERRRGGLGDVFERVAPGEPLSTAEVARHLAVDEHEATRRLRAAAAAGSVRSKAFPGAGRAWWRPADGEGAPTDDALVEVEYRSTALATPFLDAFEAVPPEGETVPTDARIDATIESVVPVRDGMLQYYTARGVSPKRYLAALRTVPGVSRARLLSTDGDRVRVEVRIDGDDLTNLFEAFGGWVTGGALLDGTVRIRGTVPKATDVAEVTDTVREWVPDAELTSTRAVYTPRAVRDLVNERLSDQQRAALEAAYYGGYFAVPRDSTGEDIATALGITRQTFNHHLRLAELAVVRQLFDATERDAL
- a CDS encoding GNAT family N-acetyltransferase, which translates into the protein MGLTQTQEQNQATIRPFEPGDTDGFLDLYEAVWGRRKSAEWFEWRFEANPYVDEVPMVVADADGQLAGAEPCVVFPLAVGDETVIAFQPADWMVHPDHRRRGLFTRMTERLLEDYADGPESCYYNFPSDAIMPGLKKLGWQEIGTVPTYYRIQDVERLAGARLSTDRLAAKGMLAIGQAGLSLARGVSSLTSLGGPSEYTVERHETVPAETLVQLYESGVPDRVHIRRDEAFYNWRFGNPRWETTTYLAKADGGVVASVIAATSDDEDLRRVWVLDTLPADGSAPADSYEALLSAVVEDGADADVLKCCGAPMPATVLGRCGFRPDDEFPLSSLSSRTKAVVRAPTPEDGDPVGREPWLGAGVDPTDGGAWAVQLCGRDVA
- the dacZ gene encoding diadenylate cyclase DacZ, with protein sequence MTTSADLLADLVADVDEVFLFSPTGSTYDDYREIDDEAVVVVAPEDDLDAERYVELPLEFDNVRDRIRFGIEGAMDHGYCAEGDVIACAVGVFGDPIDGVIRTPVTESMHSGIYDLFANSRPDPNVVRDVFDVAIELGKKGQKGKPVGALFVVGDAGKVMNKSRPLSYNPFEKSHVHVGDPIVNVMLKEFSRLDGAFVISDSGKIVSAYRYLEPGAEGVDIPKGLGARHMAGGAITRDTNAIAIVLSESDGLVRAFKGGSLVLELDPEEY